A section of the Pseudomonas prosekii genome encodes:
- a CDS encoding DUF927 domain-containing protein: protein MAKPDTNVINLRPEAATIAPARPCWAVYEHWVTNENGRKLRPGVYWHSFKRTAADQDDAENDATDRPITDEWISSPVTVVARTTNSDDGSEGRLLRLVTEGGIKEWIIAMEVFGGSGEDARRALFGMGVIIALKKRGTFMEYLLDQHPAEVFATTCRPGWHESGAFVLPGRTIGSANVRYQASNKAQVLFSRRGELALWQSEVAAKCAGNPVLTLAIGCSLAGPLLSLVGVLGGGVHLVGDSSSGKSLAQLIGSSVWGDPGVFAASWDMTKGGLEIEASSRNDTILPLDEIKRADPKRVQEMAYSLANGQGKGTMTREREGRAKLSWRLLTLSSGERSLSEHAAISGNAAHAGAELRMVDVNAGTRTHRAFDELHGLEGADFHRQLTVAVGAHHGHLGPAFVEHLVAADDKPGLLSDFDGIRAQFVEDNAQAGRVADRFAVIALAGEMAIAFGLLPWEPGTALADCRLLYGEWLSRVGGGNAEDRQILAGIIDFIDKHGSSRFSDVDAPEADAKVFNRAGYWEVVANKRLFLFNKSALIEAAHGFGLTRVIKALEVGGALAKRDTDRDSRKTKKYRIPAGGSARLYVIDPEALDGEGGAV, encoded by the coding sequence ATGGCCAAGCCTGACACCAACGTGATCAACCTTCGGCCAGAAGCCGCCACCATCGCTCCGGCTCGGCCGTGCTGGGCGGTGTACGAGCACTGGGTGACCAACGAGAACGGCCGCAAGCTGCGCCCCGGCGTGTACTGGCACAGCTTCAAGCGCACCGCCGCTGATCAGGACGACGCTGAGAACGATGCCACGGACCGACCGATCACCGATGAATGGATCTCCAGCCCCGTCACGGTCGTGGCCCGCACCACCAACAGCGACGACGGCAGCGAGGGGCGACTGCTCCGCCTGGTCACGGAAGGCGGCATCAAGGAATGGATCATCGCCATGGAAGTGTTCGGAGGCAGCGGCGAGGACGCCCGACGCGCCCTGTTCGGGATGGGCGTTATTATCGCCCTCAAGAAACGCGGCACGTTCATGGAGTACCTGCTCGACCAGCATCCTGCAGAGGTGTTCGCCACTACCTGCCGGCCGGGCTGGCATGAGTCGGGCGCATTCGTGCTGCCTGGGCGAACCATCGGCAGCGCTAATGTGCGGTACCAGGCCAGCAACAAGGCTCAGGTACTTTTCAGCCGGCGCGGCGAGCTGGCGCTGTGGCAATCGGAGGTGGCCGCCAAGTGCGCGGGCAACCCGGTGCTTACACTGGCGATCGGCTGCTCACTGGCTGGCCCATTGCTGAGTTTGGTGGGCGTACTGGGCGGTGGTGTTCACCTGGTGGGCGATAGCTCGAGCGGCAAGTCGCTGGCGCAACTGATCGGCTCGTCGGTATGGGGCGACCCTGGCGTATTCGCCGCCAGCTGGGATATGACCAAGGGCGGGCTTGAGATCGAGGCGTCGAGCCGTAACGACACCATCCTGCCGCTGGACGAGATCAAGCGCGCCGACCCGAAGCGGGTACAGGAAATGGCCTACTCCCTCGCCAACGGTCAGGGCAAAGGCACCATGACCCGAGAACGTGAAGGCCGGGCGAAACTGAGCTGGCGCCTCCTCACGCTCTCCAGCGGCGAGCGGTCGCTGTCCGAGCACGCCGCCATATCCGGTAACGCTGCTCACGCTGGCGCCGAACTGCGCATGGTCGACGTGAACGCCGGCACCCGCACCCATCGCGCCTTCGATGAATTGCACGGCCTTGAAGGCGCGGACTTCCACCGGCAGCTGACCGTCGCGGTCGGCGCACACCACGGACATCTCGGCCCGGCATTCGTCGAGCATCTGGTCGCGGCCGATGACAAGCCTGGCCTGCTCAGTGACTTTGACGGCATCCGCGCGCAGTTCGTCGAGGACAATGCCCAGGCCGGCCGGGTGGCTGACCGGTTCGCCGTGATCGCGCTGGCGGGCGAGATGGCCATCGCCTTCGGATTGCTCCCGTGGGAGCCCGGCACCGCCCTCGCCGACTGCCGCCTGCTCTATGGCGAATGGCTCTCCCGTGTCGGCGGAGGGAATGCCGAAGACCGCCAGATCCTGGCCGGCATCATCGACTTTATCGACAAGCACGGCAGCAGCCGCTTCTCGGACGTGGACGCACCGGAGGCCGACGCCAAGGTGTTCAACCGTGCCGGGTACTGGGAGGTAGTCGCCAACAAGCGACTGTTCCTATTCAACAAGTCCGCACTCATCGAAGCCGCCCACGGTTTCGGCCTTACCCGCGTCATCAAGGCGCTGGAGGTTGGCGGCGCCCTGGCCAAGCGCGACACCGATCGGGATAGCCGCAAGACGAAAAAGTACCGCATCCCCGCCGGCGGATCTGCTCGGCTGTACGTCATCGACCCTGAAGCTCTGGACGGCGAAGGCGGTGCCGTATGA
- a CDS encoding toprim domain-containing protein produces the protein MTDATILFRDALQAVYGPLDWLPEPDGAIHRFRVPEDKPGSLNGWYVLYLDGIASGAFGSWKTGGASTWCSREPVDAREAAQIRERVDQARRQREAEQHRRQQQAAEKANHWWRNARRASPDHPYLVAKAVRSYGLRQRGTDLLIPLYLDGRLVNLQRIAPDGDKRFLFGGRIKGTYSPLGIIEPGSVLCICEGWATAASLHQHGGYVVAAAMNAGNLIPAAMALCARYPGQPIVIAGDDDRLTDGNPGRAAANAAAAAVGGQVAFPEWPEGAPDDLTDFNDLAQWKLANGQA, from the coding sequence ATGACTGACGCAACGATCCTATTCCGTGATGCGCTCCAGGCAGTCTATGGCCCTCTCGACTGGCTACCAGAGCCCGACGGTGCAATCCACCGGTTCCGTGTGCCGGAGGATAAGCCTGGCTCGCTCAACGGCTGGTATGTGCTGTACCTGGACGGCATTGCCTCCGGCGCTTTCGGCAGTTGGAAAACCGGTGGCGCCAGCACTTGGTGTAGTCGTGAGCCGGTGGACGCTCGCGAAGCGGCCCAGATCCGCGAGCGGGTTGACCAGGCCCGGCGCCAGCGCGAAGCCGAGCAACACCGGCGCCAGCAGCAGGCCGCCGAGAAGGCTAATCACTGGTGGCGCAATGCGCGCCGCGCCTCACCCGACCACCCGTATCTGGTAGCCAAGGCGGTTCGCTCCTACGGCCTGCGCCAGCGTGGCACTGACCTGCTGATCCCGCTGTACCTAGATGGGCGCTTGGTCAACCTGCAACGAATTGCTCCCGACGGCGACAAGCGCTTCCTGTTCGGCGGCCGTATCAAGGGCACGTATTCGCCGCTGGGCATCATCGAGCCCGGTTCTGTGCTTTGCATCTGCGAAGGGTGGGCGACGGCCGCAAGCCTCCACCAGCACGGCGGCTACGTCGTTGCCGCTGCCATGAACGCGGGCAACTTGATCCCGGCGGCGATGGCCCTTTGCGCTCGCTACCCGGGCCAGCCAATCGTCATCGCCGGCGACGACGACCGGCTTACCGATGGCAACCCGGGGCGCGCAGCGGCAAACGCAGCGGCGGCGGCAGTGGGTGGCCAAGTGGCTTTCCCCGAGTGGCCAGAGGGCGCTCCCGATGACCTCACCGACTTCAACGACCTCGCACAGTGGAAACTCGCCAATGGCCAAGCCTGA
- a CDS encoding Rha family transcriptional regulator, producing MNAITLTHTGNEPRVDSRQLAKQLGTKHKNPMALIERYLAKFEEFGVVPFQTEKPLAGTAGGRPERFALLNEDQAFFLLSLSRNTDRVVELKASLIMAFREARYGHACQTLEARKNDASNSGRRLAHWRYDKPGVYAHVAHLREQLKLPIDSEDFCP from the coding sequence ATGAATGCAATCACGCTGACCCACACCGGGAACGAACCACGCGTGGATAGCCGCCAGCTCGCGAAGCAACTGGGAACCAAGCACAAAAACCCAATGGCGCTGATTGAGCGCTACCTGGCGAAATTTGAAGAGTTCGGGGTTGTTCCTTTTCAAACGGAGAAACCCTTGGCCGGAACTGCTGGTGGTAGGCCGGAGCGCTTCGCCCTGCTGAACGAAGATCAAGCGTTCTTCCTGCTGTCGTTGTCCCGCAATACCGACCGCGTTGTGGAGCTTAAAGCGAGCCTCATCATGGCGTTTCGCGAGGCTCGTTACGGGCACGCTTGCCAGACGCTGGAGGCCCGAAAGAATGACGCTAGCAACAGCGGCCGGCGCCTTGCGCACTGGCGCTACGACAAGCCAGGCGTGTACGCGCACGTCGCCCATTTGAGGGAGCAACTGAAGCTGCCAATCGATTCTGAGGACTTTTGCCCATGA
- a CDS encoding helix-turn-helix domain-containing protein, translating to MNKKKADQQASHKNTRVENTSGTAQRARLLERLQAGPIDTFTAIRELNIVRPGARINELRGLGHKILTHRLTLTDDQGRTHQGMALYYLSTNPPAQVTA from the coding sequence ATGAACAAAAAAAAGGCCGACCAACAGGCCAGCCACAAAAATACTCGAGTCGAGAATACCAGCGGAACCGCACAACGCGCTCGCCTTTTGGAGCGCCTGCAAGCTGGCCCGATTGATACCTTCACCGCCATCCGCGAACTGAATATCGTCCGCCCTGGTGCGCGCATTAATGAACTGCGCGGCCTGGGCCACAAGATCCTGACCCACCGCCTCACCCTGACCGACGATCAAGGGCGCACTCATCAGGGCATGGCGCTCTACTACCTCAGCACCAACCCGCCAGCGCAGGTGACAGCATGA
- a CDS encoding helix-turn-helix transcriptional regulator, which yields MHTIHAPHQSSTASAQNFDPAITLIRMPDLEAITGLARPTVYKRLKDDPTFPRPVPLSNSKSRGSPVGFVLAEVHAWVRQRIALREVAA from the coding sequence ATGCACACAATTCACGCACCGCACCAATCATCTACCGCGTCGGCGCAGAACTTCGACCCAGCAATCACCCTGATTCGCATGCCGGATCTCGAAGCCATCACCGGCCTCGCCCGTCCCACCGTCTACAAACGCCTAAAAGACGATCCGACCTTCCCCCGCCCTGTGCCGCTGAGCAACAGCAAGTCGCGTGGTTCGCCGGTAGGTTTTGTCCTGGCCGAAGTACACGCATGGGTGCGCCAACGTATTGCACTGCGCGAGGTGGCCGCCTAA